The Streptomyces sp. NBC_01276 genome contains the following window.
GGGCCTCCAGCCGGGCACCAGGGAGCACGAGCGGGTACGCGGGGCCCTGATCGAGGCGAACCTCCCGCTCGTCCGTTACGCGGCCGCCCGCTTCCGCAGCCGCAACGAGCCGATGGAGGACGTGGTCCAGGTCGGCACCATCGGCCTGATCAACGCGATCGACCGGTTCGACCCGGAGCGCGGGGTCCAGTTCCCCACCTTCGCGATGCCCACGGTGGTCGGCGAGATCAAACGGTACTTCCGGGACAACGTCCGCACCGTCCACGTCCCGCGCCGCCTCCACGAGCTGTGGGTGCAGGTCAACGCCGCCACCGAGGACCTCACCACCCTCCACGGCCGGACCCCGACCACCCCGGAGATCGCCGAGCGGCTGCGGATCAGCGAGGACGAGGTGCTGTCCTGCATCGAGGCCGGCCGCAGCTACCACGCGACCTCGCTGGAAGCCGCCCAGGAGGGCGACGGGATGCCCGGCCTGCTCGACCGGCTCGGCTACGAGGACCCGGAGCTGGCCGGGGTCGAACACCGCGACCTCGTGCGCCACCTGCTGGTGCAGCTGCCCGAGCGCGAGCAGCGGATCCTGCTCCTGCGGTACTACAACAACCTCACGCAGTCGCAGATCAGCGCCGAGCTGGGGGTCTCCCAGATGCACGTGTCGCGGCTGCTCGCGAGGAGCTTCGCCCGTCTGAGATCCGCAAACAGGATCGAGGCTTAACCGGATCGGGTGGAGGCGTTCCAGCGTTTCCCTACAGAACCGGCTCATTCCGCTCGGTCGGTGGTCTGTCGCTGGAGATACTTGTCGACATGACGCTACAGCGTGTTGCCGACATGTGACATTCTGCTGGAACCGCGTTTGCCGCAGCCCCGCCTCCGGTATTCAGGTGGAGGCTGCGTTCCTCCGACGGGCGCGCAGAGAAGCGCGACCGTCCGCGACCTCAAGGGGGTGGCATGTCCGTAGACCAGGGCAGCTCCAAGGTGCTCACGCTCGTCAAGCGTGAGGTGCCGGCAGCACCCGCGGCACACAACCGCTCGGAAGCCATCGACACCCGGACCCTCTCCCGCTCCCTCTTCCAGCGACTGGCCGCACTGGACGCGGACAGCCCCGAACGGGCGTACGTACGCGACACCCTGATCGAGCTGAACCTGCCGCTGGTGCGCTACGCGGCGGCCCGGTTCCGCAGCCGCAACGAGCCGATGGAGGACATCGTCCAGGTCGGCACCATCGGCCTGATCAAGGCGATCGACCGGTTCGACTGCGAACGCGGTGTGGAGTTCCCGACGTTCGCCATGCCGACCGTCGTGGGCGAGATCAAACGATTCTTTCGAGACACTTCCTGGTCCGTCCGCGTCCCGCGCCGGCTCCAGGAGCTGCGCCTGGCGCTGACCAAGGCCAGCGACGAGCTCGCCCAGAAGCTGGACCGGTCCCCGACCGTGCCGGAACTGGCGGCCGTGCTCGGCGTCTCCGAGGAGGACGTAGTCGACGGCCTCGCCGTCGGCAACGCCTACACCGCCTCCTCGCTCGACTCGCCCTCCCCCGAGGACGAGGGCGGCGAGGGCTCGCTCGCGGACCGCCTCGGGTACGAGGACACCGCGCTCGAAGGGGTGGAGTACCGGGAGTCGCTCAAGCCGCTGCTCGCCAAACTCCCGCCCAGGGAGCGGCAGATCATCATGCTGCGCTTCTTCGCGAACATGACCCAGTCGCAGATCGGCGAGGAGGTCGGCATCTCCCAGATGCACGTCTCCCGGCTGCTGACGCGGACGCTCGCACAGCTGCGCGTCGGCCTGATCGGGGAGTGATCCGGGGCCGGTCCGGGCACTGAGCGGAGGCCGCGGGGTTCACATTTGACATCCCGTCAGGAAAACTGGCGCGATGCGAACGGGATCCCGCACGGCGCTCGCCCTCACCCTGTGCGCCGCGGCCGCC
Protein-coding sequences here:
- a CDS encoding RNA polymerase sigma factor SigF — encoded protein: MPASTAPQVPPQQDPQVPHPQEPRAEPHEEPPSPPVAPRPQSRGADTRALTQVLFGQLKGLQPGTREHERVRGALIEANLPLVRYAAARFRSRNEPMEDVVQVGTIGLINAIDRFDPERGVQFPTFAMPTVVGEIKRYFRDNVRTVHVPRRLHELWVQVNAATEDLTTLHGRTPTTPEIAERLRISEDEVLSCIEAGRSYHATSLEAAQEGDGMPGLLDRLGYEDPELAGVEHRDLVRHLLVQLPEREQRILLLRYYNNLTQSQISAELGVSQMHVSRLLARSFARLRSANRIEA
- a CDS encoding RNA polymerase sigma factor SigF, with translation MSVDQGSSKVLTLVKREVPAAPAAHNRSEAIDTRTLSRSLFQRLAALDADSPERAYVRDTLIELNLPLVRYAAARFRSRNEPMEDIVQVGTIGLIKAIDRFDCERGVEFPTFAMPTVVGEIKRFFRDTSWSVRVPRRLQELRLALTKASDELAQKLDRSPTVPELAAVLGVSEEDVVDGLAVGNAYTASSLDSPSPEDEGGEGSLADRLGYEDTALEGVEYRESLKPLLAKLPPRERQIIMLRFFANMTQSQIGEEVGISQMHVSRLLTRTLAQLRVGLIGE